A single window of Hemibagrus wyckioides isolate EC202008001 linkage group LG28, SWU_Hwy_1.0, whole genome shotgun sequence DNA harbors:
- the zgc:55461 gene encoding beta-tubulin family protein: MREIVHLQAGQCGNQIGAKFWEVISDEHGIDPTGTYHGDSDLQLERINVYYNEATGGKYVPRAVLVDLEPGTMDSVRSGPFGQVFRPDNFVFGQSGAGNNWAKGHYTEGAELVDSVLDVVRKEAESCDCLQGFQLTHSLGGGTGSGMGTLLISKIREEYPDRIMNTFSVVPSPKVSDTVVEPYNATLSVHQLVENTDETYCIDNEALYDICFRTLKLTTPTYGDLNHLVSATMSGVTTCLRFPGQLNADLRKLAVNMVPFPRLHFFMPGFAPLTSRGSQQYRALTVPELTQQMFDAKNMMAACDPRHGRYLTVAAVFRGRMSMKEVDEQMLNVQNKNSSYFVEWIPNNVKTAVCDIPPRGLKMAATFIGNSTAIQELFKRISEQFTAMFRRKAFLHWYTGEGMDEMEFTEAESNMNDLVSEYQQYQDATAEEEGEFEEEAEEELA; encoded by the exons atgaggGAGATTGTTCATCTGCAAGCTGGTCAGTGTGGGAATCAAATTGGTGCAAAA ttttgggAGGTGATCAGTGATGAGCACGGGATCGACCCCACCGGCACATACCACGGAGACAGTGACCTGCAGCTTGAGCGGATTAATGTGTATTATAACGAAGCCACGG GTGGGAAGTATGTTCCCCGGGCTGTACTCGTGGACTTGGAGCCTGGGACCATGGACTCTGTAAGATCTGGTCCTTTTGGCCAAGTTTTCAGACCAGACAACTTCGTCTTTG GTCAGAGTGGGGCTGGAAACAACTGGGCCAAAGGCCATTACACTGAAGGTGCTGAGCTGGTGGACTCAGTGCTGGACGTTGTGCGTAAGGAGGCTGAGAGCTGTGACTGCCTACAGGGCTTCCAGCTCACTCACTCCCTGGGTGGGGGCACTGGCTCAGGCATGGGCACGCTGCTCATCAGTAAGATTCGTGAGGAGTATCCTGACCGCATCATGAACACTTTCAGTGTTGTGCCATCTCCTAAAGTCTCTGACACTGTGGTGGAGCCCTACAATGCCACTCTGTCTGTGCACCAGCTGGTGGAGAACACTGATGAGACATACTGCATTGACAATGAAGCACTTTATGACATCTGTTTCCGCACTTTAAAGCTCACGACTCCTACGTATGGTGATCTGAACCATCTTGTGTCTGCCACCATGAGCGGTGTGACCACCTGCCTCCGTTTCCCTGGACAGCTCAATGCTGACCTGCGAAAACTGGCTGTCAATATGGTGCCCTTCCCTCGTCTGCACTTCTTCATGCCTGGTTTCGCCCCACTCACCAGCAGAGGGAGCCAGCAGTACCGTGCGCTCACTGTGCCCGAATTAACACAGCAGATGTTTGATGCCAAGAATATGATGGCAGCGTGTGACCCACGCCATGGCCGGTACCTGACGGTGGCTGCTGTCTTCCGGGGCCGCATGTCCATGAAAGAGGTTGATGAGCAGATGCTCAATGTGcagaacaaaaacagcagctattTTGTAGAGTGGATCCCAAACAATGTCAAAACTGCTGTATGCGACATCCCACCAAGAGGGCTCAAGATGGCTGCCACTTTCATTGGCAACAGCACGGCCATCCAGGAGCTGTTCAAGCGCATCTCTGAGCAGTTCACGGCCATGTTCAGAAGAAAGGCCTTCCTGCATTGGTACACAGGAGAAGGAATGGATGAGATGGAGTTCACTGAGGCAGAGAGCAACATGAATGACCTGGTGTCTGAGTACCAGCAGTACCAGGATGCCACAGCTGAAGAGGAGGGTGAGTTTGAGGAAGAGGCAGAAGAGGAGTTGGCATAA